In Cryptomeria japonica chromosome 5, Sugi_1.0, whole genome shotgun sequence, the genomic window GCTTAAAGAAAAGTGGGTGCCGTTGGGGCTGATTCGTTCAATGAGTGATAAAGGGATCACAAGAAAAGGCATTCAGTGAGGTCCGTAATCTAAATGGCGTTCAGATGAGTCCAGAGAAACTATATATTTAGGCTCGTCATCTTCCCCTGGCTAAGAATTGTAGGGCATGAACCGCCAGAGAAACAACTATATGGTTAGGCCCTCATCTCACTTTGTTTAATGAGTGTATCCCATAATCTGAATGCCCTACTATTGATAATAGGGAAGGTGAGTGTATCCCGTAATCTCACTTCATTCAATGAGTGGGGGCTAGCCTAGCCTATAATGGTTGTTTGCCTACCCAGCAGATTATCTACGTAACATGGGTTTTCAATATAATGATAGGCTGTAGATGAAGAGTTTTGATCTATCTCCTAATGGACACCCCCAACAACTGCAGAACAGTTTATAGCTGGGTTAGATTTCCCCTTACTCCCCCTACAAATATGCCCTACTAGTGCTAAGGGGGCAACTTATTAGGGGAGCAATTAGAGTTAATGAATCAGCTCATAACTATGAACTATAGGGAGGGtgggccctacaattctatggctaCCATGGCCCTACCCCTACCCCTACTATGGCTCCCCCCTAAACAGATTCCCCAAAACATATTATTGGTCGGGAACTCTAGTTGGGTTGGGTGGGCCCTATGATAATATACCCCCTGCCTGCCATAGAACTATTGTAGGGGCCAACTAGAGCTAGGGCCCTACTATTATAAAGGTTATCCCATAATCTGCCCTTTTTTATATAGTTCATTCAGGTGGAAACTAAAGCCCAACCAATAATCTTCATAGGCTGGCCCCCCTATCAGTATATTATTGTTGGGGGTGTGCATTCTGGCATGTTACATATATAATTTGGTGCACTCTACTATTTTTCCCTATCCTCTATAGCTCCCTATGGTGGCTTGGACCATCATTCTATTGTAGGCATGTTACATAGAGAATCGAGTGCCCCTAGCCTATGAATAGTAGGGCACAACCTCTGCAATCATAGCAGATGTACATGCCATTGGGCAACAACTCTCAATAATTGGGCAGGTGTGCTTAAGCCCGTAGGGGGTTTGGGAGGGACACTATAGCACTATAGTGGAGAGGGCCCCCCCAGCCAAATAGAGTTGGTGGGAGGGAGGGCTTCCTTCCAGGAGGTATATTATCATAGGGCCCCTACCCTACCCCCTACTATTGTGCCATCAGGGGTGTGCATTTTGGgaagcatgttacgtatagaattgaGCCTTTAGAATCGTAGGGGAAAGAATAGAATGGGGTGGGGTCCCCTACCCTTGGGTGGGGCCCCACCTGCCCTGGTAGAAGAGTAGGTGTCGGGCATGTGACATCTAGAATTGAATTACCACCCCCCCTCAGATTATTCAATTGTGGGTGGGAACGGCTGGACGAGATGGGGGGGTTTGTCGGAACTCTATCCACATGAACTGCATGGAACCTTATTGTAGCATATTATAGCAACTCTAATTGGAGAAGGGCGCTGCCCCTTACTATTCTAAAGAGCTAGCGAGGAGAGCAGAGATGGAGATGAACTGACCAGGGAGCAAGTATCCCGAAGTGGAGTACCTGGTGGGCACAACTACTATAGGTCAGGCAGGCAATCTCGGGTTTTTTGAATAGGTGGGTATCTATGGATCAAAGCGAGAAACCACGCTGCATATAGTGACACCAATAAATCCGTTGTACCTTTAGCTATGGTGGCTGGCATAACAAAATGGATACCAGGATTCTTATTATGATGCGATAGCTTATCACCTCCTTTAGATTGAGATCTTTGGTTGGCTTTTGCTTTCATCATTAGCAGCTTCTATGTATGCTTAGCTACTTTACTCTAGTGGTTAAGCCTAGAAATACTTATAgtatcaaagcaaaggttgaaTTGGTTTGCCTTTGAGTCAGAACTCAGTGACACCTATCTGCTCTGCATGGAGCGACCATTTATGATAAAGAACATGATCGGGGACCGAGCGGATTCCCATGTGTATCTAATCGGTGATCGATCAACCAACGATAAGGTGGCTCAGGTGTGGTGTGTATCTCAAGGGGTTGTGTAATCCATCCCATCCACTCCAGAAGACCAGGCGCATATGATCACTCGGGTGGGGACCAACTTCAATACCCATGCTCAGTCACAAATGGAGGTAGCACTAGGGAATAGTTCCATCTAAATAGGTTACATATTTCTTATTATAGAACAAGCAGCTCTATTCCTATTTGTCATTAGCTACTTTAGCCCAGCTGGGCGGATGGAAGTGGAAATGCAAGAGTGGCGTAGGAAGAGTGCGAATGGAAAACTGCTAGGGAACGATCAATATCGAAATGTCGAACAACTCAAATTCTTATCCCGCACCATAGGTGGTGGGAGACATCAGCATGGGAATGATATCCGCTACTCAACAACGGGGTTCCAGCTGGCTGCTGCTATGGATAATCACAAGGTGTGCTTTATTGGTCCATTCTCAAACAAGACGATGCTCCTGCTAATCGAAAGGTGAGTAGAATGACCCAGGGACACCGGGTGGAAATAGACGAAATAACGTTCCTTTAATGATGGATGGGAAGGGGAGCGTGCAATGAGAGCATTTATGAACTACGCTTTTGGATGTGCTGCATGCAGGGTGGGCAAAAGATGGATTAGATAATCATTTTCTAGTTCGCGTGATTCTCTATCCATGCCATGATGCTCGACAGCCTCTCTCTAATCGAATTGAACCCCGTATCTAAGTTACTTTTGTATTTCCTTCTGAAAGCATGCTAATCCTTAATAGAATAAGAAGGGTCATGTGAGTCAGAACATCTCCGGAGCCCCGAGCTATTCTATTAAAGGGTAGGAGCTTTGAAAAGAAATGTAGTGAGCTACTGTTTTCAAATTAATAAGTGGCCAATTAGACAACTTGAATTTGAACCCTTTTGGTTATCTATTCGGCATTGGGGGAAGAACTAGAAGAAAGAGTAGAGTCATTACGGTTACATTTAACAAGCCTTTGTCTCATCGATTTATTGCCTTATCTGAGCCACTACGATCTTCAATATTAtagaaaatagaaaacaaaacaaaatcatTCGTACAGCGGGGGAAACATTTTATTCTTTTGATCATCACTAGTAGAAAAGTGAGAAGTGAACGTACCCAACGAATGACACTGTCTCTCCAATCCAAGCACAGGAAGGAATGACAAAACGAACGAGTGAATACATTTATTTTCCTCAGGCCGAAATGCATTGGCAACAGTGTTTTCCAAGTTATCAAGCTCTTGCTCCTTGATTTATAGCTTCTTCTGGGTGATCAATCCAGGCCCATAATCAGGTTTTCTATGTGCAGATTCAATGGCAGTATTTACTTAAACTAGATTATTTCGGAGTTCAACAATTATGGCATCCTTACTAGCTATCTTCTGATCATGGCTAGCATATTGATTCTTTAACTCAGCAAGCTTAGCTGTTTTATCCCTTATTCCCCCGAACTTAAGGGACTTATCATGTGCAAGATGTGCTGGAGAGTGCAGTGGCCTGAGAGGCATCTTGCTAATAGAGAGAATGGCCTGAGAAAGATAATCTTTTCATGTTACATATAGAATCGAGCCCGGAGAGAGGGCTAGCACTCTAGTCTCTACCATATAGGATCAAGAGGGCCTTAACAAttgtctgaaccttcttttcatccATCCACCaacccccatagaatagtaggggccctgtTGGCCTACTTACTCTTCAGATTCTATAACTAACATGCCCCCAATATTCATTGCCCTTCCTTCCCTACCACGCTAATCAAGAGTATATACGTCACATGGGAACTCTAGTTCCAACCCCACACACGGAGGCCCCTATTATTCTATGGGGCTTCGTTTCTATCCGGTTACCCGACTATCCTATAGTTGGATTGTTTGGAAGGATGGTGGgagcccttagaatagtagggaagATGCAAGTGAAGGATGGACAGTGGCCCTATCAATTCTATGGCCCCTTTTCTAATAGTAGGGCAGGTGGAGCTACTCCCCCACCCCCGGATGGAGGGAGCACCCCCGGGTGGAAGCCACCCCCCCCTTCTTTCTATAGTTTTATATGGCCCCAACTAAGTCTATGGGCCAGAGGAGAGGTATAGTGGCTAGAAAGCATGAGTTCATTCATAATAGGTTGTAGTTCAATATGCCTACGCCTACTAATCACCCTACCGATTCCAAGGGCATCGACCGACCCAAATGTTGGGAAACTAGCTAACCTGAATCAATAATAGTGGAGCGCCAATGAATGATAAGCATGGAGAGCTATTTGCGGGGAAACTTGCAAGTATAGTTTGGGGGGAGGAGTACCCACCTTTCTATGGCAATAGTGGGGGGGTGTCGACCCAACCTTATGAGTATTCGAACTATAACAATTCCGATGAACAGTCACCAACTTTTGACAATTATATGATTCCAGAAGAGGATCTAGAACTGGGTCAATCGCGTTTATTGGAAGTGGACAATCGAGTGGTTGTACCAGCCAAGACTCATCCACGTCTGATTATAACATCTGTTGATGCACTTCATAGTCAAGCGGTCCCTTCTCTCGGAATCAAATGCGATGCTATACTCGGTCGTTTGAATTAGACTTCCATTTTGCTGCTACAAGAAGGAGTTTATTACGGTCAGTGCAGTGAGATCCACAAGACCAATCATGCCTTTATGCCTATTGCCATAGAAGCTGTCTCTTTGGAAGATTATGTTTCTTGGGTTCTAACCAATGCGGAGCTATCCAGCGGCTCAATCCCCATCGAATCATAGCATCTCTAGCTTCGTCCACCCCCCAACAACATGATGCTGGGTTTTTTATTAGACCTGCTCTAGCGGAGCGCTCATATAGTACACCACAGTGGATCTCCCTAAAGAGGCCCCCTCGTCGATGATGAGTGGGATCTTCCCATCAGCAATAGAGTAAAGGACAATTCCCCGGGGGGTCCGTTGCCCGCTACTTTGGCATGGCGGCGGCTCCCCACACCCCTCGTTGGTGGACCGGTGGGAATTGAAACAACACGAAGGGTCTTATTCCTCCTCCATCGAAGGGCAAAGGGCCCTTGGGTCTGGTGGAGAGGGGGCTTCCAACTTCACCGGGgaattggaaatagttttgaaggagCGGTTGTTTTTTTACCTTCAATGAAAGGCTGGGCCTCCGCAATGAAGAAGTCGAAAGGTCTTTCGACCTTTTGAGTCAAATTGCAGACGAGGAGTAGAAGAAATGTGTTGCGGACTTAATAACAGGGCTACAAGGGACCTCCTACAATTTGATTGACCCCGGCATATCTGGAATGGTACACGAtaattgaaaaagagaaggaattgCTCAAGCAGTACGCCCTTGCCACAAGAAAGAAGCTCAACCGCGTCTTTGGTAAAACTCCACCCCCCTGAAGTAGGGGCCAAGGATTGTTTTTAGGGGGGGTGCAGGTAGGACCCTTTACGGTGGGAACTTTGCGTCTTTCAGAGCAACTACACTAATTAATTCTTGCCTACTATTATAATGGGATAGTGGGcatataagtaaataaataaatatcatgtGTAGTTGGATCGTGTAATAGCAGTTTTCGGCATGCCGAGGCCCTCGCAATGGTGGCATGGCGAGGGGGAAGGAAGGAATGGGTGGGGGGCCTCCTTTCACTCATTAGAGTGAAATGTTACGTATAGAATTAGGCATATCGAGAACTTCCCAGAAATCTTCTGGAAGCATCCAAGTAGAAAACACAAGCATAGGTGGAAGCAATGGTTTATTTTCATTCACCACAAGCAGTTGTTGAAGCAGTCGCCTATCACCTATCATTGTGAAAGCAGAGGCAAGGGCTGGCAGAAGAAGATCTATTTTTTCATATCCTATGGCCCCTACCTCTATATTAGCAGATCCAGTAGTAGTAAGACCAGCAGCTCCAATACCAATAGTATACATCAGTAGATCCAGTAGCAGAAGAGGTAGAGATGAGTAAGCAGCAATTTGAAAGTAGATTCTATAGATTAAGCCATTTAAAAAGCAGTTGACTGAGCAACAGGAAAGGAAATTGAGACTGTCGATCTAGAAGCCACAGTTTAAGCACCACTAGTAGTAGATCCACCAGCCACCCTACTATTATAAGGGGAGGGTTAGTAGTTCAAGAAGCAGTAGTATCACTACAAGTAGCAGCTTAGAGCAAGGATGGAAAGTGAGGTTCAATCGAAGCCGATATGGTAAGGTAGGTTAGGTATAACATTACAGCTTCTTAAGTAGGACCACCAGTAGCAGAGCTAGTACCGCCAGCAGCAAGTGTCACCAGGGACATAGAGATCCAAGGCTAGCAGTAGTTTAACCAGAAGTTTATGGAGCAGTAGAAGGCCTCTCAAAAAGCTAGAAGGGTGACCCCAACTAGGTAGGTAAGACCAGCATAGTCAGGAAGAGTATAGTTTGTGTAGCCTCAAGTAGTAGCTCAGACGGGCAGGAATAATAAGGTATAGTGCTCAATTGAACAGGTCGAGAAGGCACCCACCCATTGATTGATTAAACCCAAGAAGCCCATTCCTTTCCCCAGACCAGTGCTTTCTTTTGGAGTGACTTCCTATCGGCATCGATGGAACAAGTGGTGAAGTTAAACGATGACGGGTTAAGCCCAAACTATTTAGGAGTCCTACCCTTTCTAGGATATGATTCTATGAATGGCCGAATTCGAGCATTTCCCAATACTTCTAGCACGGATCCGATTCCCATCCATCATCTCGATCGATAAGCAAGAAAGGTAAACCTAAGCTCTATTTAGTATTGTAGAGACCCAATTGGGTTTCCACCAAGGCATAGGTAGGAATGGAGCCACCCTATTTATAGGGCTGGGAGTGCCTAGTTGGGTGAGTAGGTAGTTGGTGGCCTATCTCTCTATGGGGGCTAGAAGTGCTTGGTTGAGATTGGTAGTAAGATTGCCCTACCCTAATATTATAGATGGTAGTGTTCAGATTGGCAGTCAGTATAGTATTTAGTAGGAGCTATTAAGGATTGGTATTCACGATGAACAGTAGTGTAAGTGTCATAATATGTCTGTAGTTGGTGTATAATTCCCACACCAAAGAAAGCCACATCAAAGAAAGATTCAGAAGGAAGAAATAACCTCATTGACAGCTTGCTGAGGTACGCGCATTGACTATCCAACCATAGAGAACATGTACATATATGGTATGGGATCTCAACATCGAGAGATAGAGGTTTATTCCGATTAAGGGTGTAGTTTATTGATTGAGAGAAGGAAATATGCACTTGCTATTCTATATGATGCACTATTGATAGCTATTACTTAGTATCGTGTACATATTATATAGCATAATAGTCTATCATGCTAGCTACTACCCTGTTCCGAGCCATCTCTATCTGGCACATCCTATTTATCATGTTTAAGGAGGGAAATAAGCTTCCTACCTACTCAAATAAAATCTGTTTGCTTTGGGATATATAAAGCGGTTTCAATTCCCAAGGGTAAGGTGCTTGTTCCCTCCGGGGGACAAGGTAATTTAAGAATACTATCATGGAAGTACTGACTTCCACCTGTGCTCAAGAAAGCCATGACTGACTCTCTAAGTTAAGCTTTAACTAAAGCGAAGCCACCAAAGGACTAGTAGTAATAACCCAATAGGAGAGGTGTGAGCTGACAAGTCTCATCCAAAGAGAGCCAACCTCTCTTCACAGAACTGATAAGAATCCGGTTATCTAAACCCTGTTCTATGGGGCACAGTGAAGGTTGTGAAGTTTCTACCTTTCCCGCGGGGATGAGATTACATATTGAGCAAGATTGGCTTCTTCCAGCTTCTTTCCTTGATTAGCGTAGTGTAAAGAATGATagattgatttattatttttatcagCTTGGCTTGGTGATTGGAAGACTTATCATGTGGATTTTGGTAATTGTCCCACTCACTCTTGGAATACAACCCATTCTTTTATTGGAGGTGGCAAGGTAGGCTTCGATTCGACATTATTAGTCTTATGTAATGTATGGCACTATGATGGATGTTCATCTGTCCCTAGACTAGGTATCATTATGACATGAACCCTGAAGATGGAGACTATGGTGGCTTTGTTCTCAAAATAATATAGAATTGAAAAGTAGGCCTCTATCAGACTACCTTTTAGCATAGAGAAGGTTATACCTTGGGTGAAGGTCTTGGGAAAGGCACCCAAAAGGTAGAACCTTTAGACCTTGGGTTCTACCTGAACCAAATAAAGCGGGGGCGTGCGAATTGACTATAGAGATATAGACATGGTGGCCAATGCGTTGCTTTTTAGTACAAAAAGATAGACGAAAGCATATCACATAACCATTTTGAGTATTAGAAACTCTCAACCTAGATTTTGATTAGATCAATAGTGGCTCTGATTCTTCCTTTCCAAACATCGGCCCTATCTCAATCTGCCCCGCCCCTATTTTTCTAATGGCGGAATAGAGGTTGTTGGGGCAAAGGAATGGTCTGATACATAGGCAGAGTAGTAGTAGAGCCAAGTCCATCAAGTCTAGTGGATTCAGGTGCGCGGATAGGATTCAGTGGCAGTAGAGCCCCCCCCTTTTTGAATTGTTGCACCGATTGAAATTGATCCACAACCGATTGATCTCCTGTGCCAGCATATCATATGCAAAGAGGAGTTTCAGTTGATGGACCAACCAAATAAGGCATGCATCATCTCTAGTATCTATCTCTTTAACCGTTTCAACCAAGAAGGCATACTTAGCCCTAAGGTTCCTCCTTCTTTATCCTGTATGCCGTGAACTTATTGGCTTAATCCTGCTAGGAATACAATGGGGCAGTATAGATATGGGCACAGCGCCCAACCTAATGAACCCCATCTCTATATGGACATGGACCATCCCTATGTATCCATCTATTACATATGTGATATGATATAGATATGTGCCTATATATTAATGAACGAAGTAACAGAGTAACAGTGAGGAGCAATGGCATGCTATCATTGAAGATGATCTCCCCTAAACCTCTATAGGAAGGAGTAAGAGACGACTGGACCCAATCAAGATCAAGGTTGTGTCTTTCGACCTGAGTTGAAGGTTCTACCGAAGCATATAGAATTAAAATAGATAGCGCAAAGAGCACATGGGGCAGTAAAGGTTCTATTCTCCTTTTACATCTCGGTGCCTAAACACCAAGCAGCATTGTATGAGCCGAGCTAAGGCAGCTTAAGGACCAcaggtaaaagaaaaaaaaatagctaTCTCATGCCAGATACTATAGAGTCCAGAGGCAGCTAGAGTAGTTACCTATACAGTACAGCACAAACTATCATTTCGAAATGAGAATTGTGATAGACGACAAGACTATCCATCCAGAAAGAGAAAACATGCAATTGCAAAGCCTACTGATTTCTTCATAAAGGACTCCTTCTTTAGGTAAGTTTAGGTAGGGTGGGCTACGGGCCTACCCTACTATTCTATGGATAAACCCCCAGCCGGGGGCCCTCccaccatagaattgtaggggaatAGTAGATTAATGatgccccatagaattgtagggggccctgtcaaatagtagggggctagagtaAACAAAATAGTGGCCAGAATAACCTGCTAGAATAAGGGGGGTCGCCTACCCTACTCCCCGGAGAGCGAATAGGGGCCCTGACACCTACTATACCATATTGGTGATGCTACAGTGATGGTGACACCATACCCTATATATGTCACATGGTGCATGATGGTGGTGTAATCACGAGTGCATGACCTCAACCCACCGGGGATCAGTCAGTTGTTTCTGGCTCACAATGAAGCTAGGGTGAGCATCTAACTGTCCTCTACCTATCTATCTACCTCTCCAAACACAATATCTTGAGTATCGATGATGGTGACCACATCTACTGACATGTGATTTTTGGACATAGAATCAGGTCCTTGTGAATGGGAAAAGCCAGGTGCTCTTATTCTACGATGATAGGGATGATTGCTCCCATTACTGACCAGAAACACACCAAATTCTCCTTTAGGGGCTTCAACCACGGTATAGGTCAAAGAAGCTGGTACAAAAAAACCCTCTGTATAGAGTTCAAAATGGTGGATTGAGGATTCCATGGAGAGTTTCATTTGGCATCGTGATGGGGGACATAGCTTACGATCATCGGCTTTCACCATGCCATCGGGCATTCGATTAAGACATTGCACAATGATTCTTAGACTCTGTCGCATCTCTTCGATGCGAATACAGTAGTGATCATAGCAATCTCCCCTTGTACCCACTGGTACATCAAAATCTGATTGGTCATGGGCATCATAAGGTGCTTCTTTTCTCAAATCCCAACATACTCCCAAACCTCTTGGCATTACACCACTAAATCCCCAATCCTTGGCCTACTATGCAGTGACAGTACCAATATCCACTAATCATTGTTTCTGGATATGGTTGCCGGTTAACATCTCTTCTAATTAGTCAATACGAGAAGAAAATTGTTGTGTAAAGTCGTAAATATCTTGGCATAAGCCAAGAGGCAGATCTTGTGCCACTCCACCTGGTCGTATGTAACTGGCATGCATCTTGGCTCTCGAGACTCTCTCATAGAATTCTAACAATTTCTCCCGCTCCTCAAAATCCCACAGGAGCATGGTTAATGCTCCCACATCCATAGCATGAGTGGTTAGAGCAAGtaaatgattcaaaatttgagtGATTTCGCGAAATGACACTCGTATATATTGAGCCCGTAATGGTACCTCGCAATTCAAAAGTTTCTCTATGGCTGAAGAATAAGCATGTTCCTGGGCCATCATAGGAACGTGAATAGGGTCGATGATAGAATTGCCACGTTCGAAGGTCATTTAGGCTTTAGGTCAATCGGGAGATAGCATTCATGCACCAGAAGACCAGTGAGTCTCCAGTCGACTATCCATTATTCCCGTATCCCCCTCCTCTCCCTCCTTATAAGGGAGAGTACCTGATGGTACTCACCAAATCCAAAATCGAGCCTATAGATAGAAACAATGGGCGCTCAGCCTACTATAGCTATAGAAAGGCGAGGTGGGGGGGTGCTCACTTCTCAACCTATCAGTCGAGCTCCCTAACCCCCCCCCTACTATAGATAGGCAGTTTTATCGGACCCTCTCCCACAATAACTATTCCCTCTCACTATTAATTAATTAGCCCCAGTCGAATTGGGCAGGGGCCCTCCCCCCATAgcctcctcctcccacccacccctagggTGAGCAGCTTGCTAGAGTCAACTTAATTAACCTGCTAGAATCCCCCAGTCCATATAATTTTAGGGTTTGATTGGAACCTACTAGAATTATAGGGTTGACTGCAGTACCATAGAATTTTAGGGCCATAGAATTATTGTGGGGCATTCATTAATGCGCTTGCACTCGATAGTTGCTAGAatcgcccatagaattgtagggggagtAACACTCGATAGTTGCTAGCCCTACAATCGAGCTACCTCCCCCCTCCTATGTCGAAGGGCCCCCGCCCAATTCTATGGAGGCTCTAGTCAAGACTCGAACCCCCCtattctagcaagctgattaataAAGAGGGTTCTCAATATTTGCGAGGGGCTAGCCCTACTATTAGCGAGGGGCACTCGAGAGTTGCCATTAATCAGACCTGCTAGAATCGAGAACTATGCCCCCAACTATCAAGTGTTGACACCCTGGAGGGCCCCTATCAATCCTATGGGGTTGCTCACCTAAAATTctatgggcccctactattctaaagggctagcaAGCTGATTCCATCAAAATTGGGTGGGGCCCCACACTCCATATAATTTgagggccatagaattgtagggagcCCACTAGAATAACCTGCTAGCCCTCCAGCCAACACTCGATAGGAATTATAGCTTTCTATAGCTAGGATAGGTGGATAGGGCTAAGGGAGAGCTCCAGCCTACGAGGGAAGGGTTAAAAGGTGCAAAGCAAAAATCGATCTTTTCATCGCGGTCTTCTGAGTAACTATGGGGCAACTATAGTATCCCACCAACTTAGCTCGATTCTAGAACTCTTTTAGCATCGATTCTAGAACCATTGCCATagagcccttcaaatagtaggggggagCGTCGATTCTAGAACTATTTGAGCATTGGAGGGCCCTACCCAATTCTATGGCTAGCAAGCTGATTTATTAACGGTTAGGGGTTGCTTGCCCTTGACATTTTATGGACTACTCGCCCTACCCCCATAGAATTGGGCGGGGGCTGGGGCCGGATTCCCtaagggtgggtgggaggaggctaTGGGGTGCATTAATGAATGCATTCCCTCCCCCATAGAATTGGGCGGGTGGCTGGTACTGCAGTtaagccctacaattctatgggggcttACTCTAGTAGGTTAATTAATGTTATTATAGCCCCCGCCCAATCGAGCTACCTCCCCCCTACTATGTTGAAGGGCTAGCCCCGGCCCAATCGAGCTACCTCCCCCCTACTATGTCAAAGGGCTAGCCCCCCTACTATTTAAAGGGTTCTAAAGGGCCCCACCAGGTGCATGGGAGGAGGCTATGggtgccctacaattctatgggctgaTTAATACTAGTACCCCCACCCAATTCTATGGGGGTTTCAATCAAGCCCTCGACATTCTATGGGCAAATTAATTACTGATTAATAAGGGGGGCTTTACTAGGGCTAGTGGGCTTCAATCAAGCCCTACCCCCAATCAATTAATGTATGCCTGCTAGAAGACCCTGCCCAATTCTATAGGGGGCGGGGGCTGGGTACCATAGAATGTCGAGGGAATGCGCCCCAGTCAATTAATGTATGCCTGCTAGCCCCAGCTACCCCCTGGGAGGTATATTATCGTAGGGGCCCACCCAATA contains:
- the LOC131061044 gene encoding cytochrome c oxidase subunit 2-like; the encoded protein is MNDKHGELFAGKLASIVWGEEYPPFYGNSGGVSTQPYEYSNYNNSDEQSPTFDNYMIPEEDLELGQSRLLEVDNRVVVPAKTHPRLIITSVDALHSQAVPSLGIKCDAILGRLN